The Halopseudomonas sabulinigri genome window below encodes:
- a CDS encoding SIR2 family NAD-dependent protein deacylase, with protein MTITGPPGWQSDHLLATTLRASQRVLVFTGAGVSAESGIATFRDALTGLWANFDPARLATVEAFEHDPALVWGWYEWRRMQVLAAQPNAAHRAIADLAASVREVTLVTQNVDDLHERAGSIGVVHLHGSLQQPRCHACGAGHQLPEQAPREPDGGRRLAPPCCEYCGGKVRPGVVWFGEALPSAALETAFAAAADCDLLLSVGTSGVVYPAAQVPEIALRAGAAVLHINPQPQLLGGGREWALAGTAAEVLPALVAQLNAGC; from the coding sequence ATGACGATCACCGGGCCGCCCGGATGGCAAAGTGACCACCTGTTGGCCACTACACTGAGGGCTTCGCAGCGCGTGCTGGTTTTCACTGGTGCCGGGGTATCTGCAGAGAGCGGTATCGCCACCTTTCGAGATGCACTGACCGGCCTGTGGGCCAACTTTGATCCCGCGCGATTGGCCACCGTCGAGGCCTTCGAGCACGACCCAGCGCTGGTCTGGGGGTGGTACGAGTGGCGCCGCATGCAGGTGCTGGCAGCGCAGCCCAATGCCGCACACCGGGCGATTGCCGATCTGGCCGCCAGCGTCCGCGAGGTCACGCTGGTGACTCAGAACGTGGATGACTTGCACGAGCGTGCGGGCAGCATCGGCGTAGTGCATTTGCACGGCAGTTTGCAACAGCCGCGGTGCCACGCCTGCGGCGCCGGTCATCAGCTACCGGAGCAGGCGCCTCGCGAGCCGGACGGCGGGCGCCGACTGGCGCCACCCTGCTGTGAATACTGTGGCGGTAAGGTCAGGCCGGGGGTGGTGTGGTTCGGCGAGGCATTGCCGAGCGCTGCGCTGGAGACGGCGTTTGCGGCGGCCGCAGACTGCGATTTACTGTTGTCGGTGGGTACTTCGGGGGTGGTATACCCTGCCGCGCAGGTGCCGGAAATCGCCCTGCGCGCGGGCGCCGCGGTGCTGCATATCAACCCGCAGCCACAACTGCTCGGTGGTGGGCGTGAATGGGCATTGGCGGGCACGGCTGCTGAAGTACTGCCTGCGCTGGTGGCGCAGTTAAATGCGGGGTGTTGA